One Elaeis guineensis isolate ETL-2024a unplaced genomic scaffold, EG11 Super_Scaffold_1000077, whole genome shotgun sequence genomic region harbors:
- the LOC140854555 gene encoding increased DNA methylation 1-like, with protein sequence MGQQNLNEEQGSKEEVTVRMLFGEEVDVFDKDEFEGSKEEHQIFMELFYGSSADDASNSNNFSSRRNFQLHECAHSKSLANLNCDGSVLTSYSSLKGSSNEQFESAKINLGELTGLERFPESSSSWAGSDAPNVNMKRISSVALLNNMNKEHNINLAETNFSLVDLDPSKVASSVPMQDPLHLHQQAPCRIVETCGQGILSSYYLFSGQEEMDGTGDIDDAMVFNNKCRSQHNKDGKTVIESKLVTSPASQESFVPRLLVASASSASMGMPGALVCMNYGAQGSSILKSNTIGAASKRDFIRDLPDRLRAHANCLLIDAGWKIEPRRRSDRTKMASYFIAPVPVQGPAITSLSQAWRTCGQKLYADASESEQNECGREWENVDRFWGDLADVLVFIEKKTQASENSLPLLQRWQLLDPFIAVVCIDRKIGVLREGEALKAVNSGTFLLNERKNAILVDDSVDRVCNHLASSNLCPLGSLTILFYQP encoded by the coding sequence ATGGGGCAACAAAACTTGAATGAAGAACAGGGATCTAAGGAGGAGGTGACAGTGAGAATGTTATTTGGAGaagaagttgatgtttttgacaAGGATGAATTTGAAGGCTCGAAGGAAGAACATCAGATATTTATGGAGCTTTTTTATGGAAGCAGTGCTGATGATGCAAGTAATAGTAATAATTTCTCAAGTAGGAGAAATTTCCAATTGCATGAGTGTGCCCATTCAAAATCATTGGCCAATTTAAATTGTGATGGCTCAGTTCTGACGAGTTACTCTTCCCTGAAAGGTTCATCTAATGAACAGTTTGAGAGTGCGAAGATAAATCTTGGAGAATTAACTGGATTGGAACGCTTTCCTGAGAGCTCTTCTTCTTGGGCAGGATCAGATGCTCCCAATGTCAATATGAAGAGGATATCATCTGTTGCACTATTAAATAACATGAATAAGGAACATAACATTAATTTGGCTGAGACTAATTTTAGTTTGGTTGACTTGGATCCATCAAAGGTTGCTTCAAGTGTGCCCATGCAAGATCCTCTCCATCTTCATCAACAAGCACCGTGCCGCATAGTTGAAACATGTGGTCAGGGCATCTTATCTAGTTACTATCTGTTTAGTGGACAGGAAGAAATGGATGGAACTGGTGATATTGATGATGCTATGGTCTTTAATAATAAATGCAGAAGTCAACACAACAAAGATGGCAAGACAGTTATTGAGTCTAAATTGGTAACATCTCCTGCTTCTCAAGAGAGCTTTGTTCCTAGGCTTTTGGTAGCTTCTGCATCTTCTGCTTCCATGGGGATGCCTGGAGCACTAGTGTGCATGAACTATGGTGCCCAAGGGTCGAGTATTCTGAAGTCAAACACAATTGGTGCTGCATCAAAGAGGGATTTTATTAGGGATCTGCCTGACCGCCTCCGTGCACATGCCAATTGCCTTCTTATAGATGCAGGATGGAAAATTGAGCCTCGTAGAAGGAGTGACAGAACTAAAATGGCTTCCTATTTCATAGCTCCTGTTCCTGTACAAGGACCTGCTATCACTTCGCTCTCTCAAGCCTGGAGGACATGTGGTCAGAAATTATATGCTGATGCATCAGAATCAGAACAGAATGAATGTGGAAGGGAATGGGAAAATGTTGACAGGTTTTGGGGCGATCTGGCAGATGTACTGGTGTTCATTGAGAAAAAGACTCAGGCTTCAGAAAACTCTCTACCACTTCTTCAGAGATGGCAACTTCTTGATCCTTTCATCGCGGTGGTGTGCATTGACAGAAAAATTGGTGTTCTGAGAGAAGGAGAGGCACTGAAAGCTGTTAATAGTGGAACATTTCTTCTGAATGAAAGAAAGAATGCCATTTTGGTGGATGATAGTGTGGACAGAGTATGCAATCACCTTGCATCATCCAATTTATGTCCACTtggtagtttgactatactattcTACCAGCCATAG